The Astyanax mexicanus isolate ESR-SI-001 chromosome 8, AstMex3_surface, whole genome shotgun sequence sequence aaaaatgcttaaaatagatcactgtgtgtaataatacatctatataatttataagattcaaattttgaactgaattactgaaataaagtaactttttagtaACAATAGCACCCCtctggggacttttattttgtacagTAAGGTGTGTGTGTAACACATACCTTCTATGCTGTAAATGTCCTGCTGATGTTCCCCAGTCCCACCAATAAACACGCTCTGGATCTCCTGCAGGCCGGAGCCCAGTTCAGGCAGGGAGTTTGATTCGGACCCCTCCACTAGCGCCACCTTGTGGCAGGTCTCAAGGGTGCAGGAGGGGTCCAGCAGACTGACCCCCAGCAGGCCGTCGGTGTTCAGGTAAGCGTGGACGGTGTGCCAGAGGCCGTCTgagacatccagcagcagctcCACCAGGACTGAGTGGATGTCCTGGACCTGCTGGAGGGTGAGGCGTAGGCGGCCGTCCCGTAGCTCCAGCGTGAGGTACTGCTCGCTCACCTGCAGGTAAAGAAcgttttattagttattagctgtgaataaaaaggttttttttttttaatcatatttaaagTTCACTAAAAGTGATTacaatttttgtattattattcagtttctaaactgaaagcagaagcatttctgagtggagaaaaatatgaataaaatattgtaaaatataaaatataaaatatataataatatattatacaacaTTCTAAttttgtaatatatctatatagtatacagctctgaaaaaaataaagagattactttattttctgaatcagtttctctgattttgctatttataggtttatgtttgagtaaaatgaacaatgtcgttttattctataaactacagacaacatttctcccaaattgcaattagaaatattgtcatttagagcatttatttatttgctgaaaaaaatgagaaatggttttaagagttcagaaataatcaataattggtggaataaccctggtggtttttaatcactgtttttttttttcatgcatcttggcatcatgttctcctccaccagtcttacacactgcttttggataactttatgctgctttactcctggtgcaattcTTTCTGCAGGTGAGTGTACCTGGCACTGCAGCAGGGTGGCGGTGCTCTGGACGGTCCTGAAGCTCAGGGTCAGGTTCAGGGTCAGTGTGGTGTCCTGTACAGGGCTCTGGATGTGGAGGAAGCCGCGGTGCTCGAAGGAGAAGGTGGTGGATGTTTGGCACCGGGTCCCGGTGAAGCCCACGGGGCAGGAGCACTGGTACCGGTGGCGTCCGTTGTTGAGGTACGGAGAGCACGCGGCTCCGTTTTGGCACCGGTGCCGCTCACAGCCCAGCAGCAGCACCGCGCAGTTCTCCCCCCCGTACAGGAGCCCGTCCCGGGGCTGATCTACACACTCACACCTGTACCCATCAcccagacccacacacacacccccgtTCTGACACGGGCTGGAGTCACACACCTCAGCGGTCTCCTCACTGAGAGCTCCTGTTAGGAGaatattttattagtgtttttttgtattgtatttttattatatgtatatatatatatatatatatatatatatatatatatatatatatatatatatatatatatatatatatatatatatatatatatatttgatatacaaATCATTCCTAAAtggtaaaataaactaaaataaactctGGAATAGACGTTACACGGTGCCTGAATTATTTACAgtgataaaacaattaaaaaataataattctttttCCTGTCTGCAATTAAGCATTAAAAAACAAGATTCAATAAAGTGATATATagatcaataaataaattatttatgagttcatttttataatttttatattttttatgtttacagcattaaaatgacaatatttttatttggagtttgtgagaaatgttgtctgtagtttacagaataaaccaacaatgtttattttactcaaacataaacctataaattgcaaaatcagagaaactgattcagaaactaaactaaactaaataagtcAAAACTTATGTTATATAAAGCAAAAGATTTCACACAAAATGACAAAACCAAGCTAATTCAGCCATTTCATTTAAAGAGAAatgtctaatatttatgctgaaTTGTATAACTAgttctctgattttttttggtaacaatatttagaaataataaaCTATTTACTGCCTTTTTAAACTCATAGTTAATAGGGGCTTTATTTTATGTTAAACGCCGCCCTCTGGTGGccacacactcaaacactgcccttttttaaacagtaaataaaatctCTGTTTATAgcgttttatttagtttatttagttgctgtttaattaagttaaatccaagaaaatgtatttaattattttagtgaTAAATAAAAGGATTAGAAACggttttaaagaatttatttaagGGTTTTTTATTAGTgtcattttttataataatttgcaGTGTCGATTTATAGGGTGAAACAGCGCCCCCTGGTGGCCCTggttttaacccttttagactctgcattcattacaatggacatcatgtattttccttatttttaaattatttaaaaataatttttttaggaCTGCGTTTTAGGGacactctaaaaaaataaaagcagttcACCTCGATAATAAAGACTAGtaagataatataatatattctcGTAATATAAACAGCACCTTCTTGTGGCCACTTCTTACTTTTGTAAAATCctggtttatttatttgtgaagtTATGCCAATAACGAAAAATGCTATGTAGTAACAAAATAGGATAACAACATTTTTAGGATGTGTCAAAGGTGAATGTGGCTTTTGCTATACTTTATACAGTAGCTTTAAGACTGTATAAGAGAGAAAACAGTCAAAGTAAATATCTTTATCTTCATATATCTACATTTATTTGCCTTGttgtgacttttttttaattgctttaattAGTCAAGTTACCCAATGTCACGTAGTTTGAGCTAAACTTGCACCCTAAAGAGGTGCTAATCTAgataaaaacatacattaaaatcAATTTGtattataaatgaaaaaaatatggaagtTGCCAATATATAACTGATTGTATCATTAACCCACAATAACGTGCTAATGTATTACAGTTAAAAATGAGCATGTTATATGCtgcaaaaaattacattttacagtagCAAGTGAAATCATCTTAAATGTAGtcttaatatatacagctctggatttgtttttttttttgctatttataggtttatgtttgagtaaaatgaacattgttgttttattctataaactacagacaacatttctcccaaattcaaaaaaatatatattgtcatttagagcatttatttacagaaaatgggaaatggatgaaataacaaaaaagatgttctcctcctccaccagtcttacacactgcttttggataactttatgctgctttactcctggtgcaaaaataattcaagcagttcagtttggtggtttgatggcttgtgatcatccatcttcctcttgattataactATATAAACTTCCATTTACTTGTTTTAAGTGATTTGTCtaatttaaatgattaattcagGAAATTTAGTTTCAGGAAATGATGCTTAAAGTAAACAAAGTAAGTATATGCCAGTGGGATAAAACACTTTCAGTAGACTTTCTATgacttaaaacaacaaaacatagcTTACAATGAGTTCATTATTCTTATAAAATTCTGACAACTATGCAACAAATAGAAATGCAATATTTAAACTAGTTTGAAAAGGATTTAACTTTAATTGCACTTAGTTTTCGTACTGGAATTGtgctataaacagaataaaataatgcaTAACATTATATTTGAAGCTGTGCAGCAGTGAAATCTCCAGCAGAGGTTCTTTACCTGCAGAAAGCAGCAGGAAGCTCCACACCAGTGAGTTCAGTCCTGACATGGTGCTGCTCAGTGTGGAGGAGCTGAGTGAATCTGGGCTCCTCTGGCTTCGAATAGATCCATCACAACAGGCCACATCTACAGTGCATCTTCATCcatgtgtctgagtgtgtgtgtctgtctgtctgagtgtgtgtgtgtgtgactacgTTAATGCTGGGATCAGTGTGGAGCACATCTCCACAGGATTAGGCTAATACACTTACACACCTAACACACGGCTCCAGGGCCACGGGCGGATAATTCGTGTGACGTCACACGTGCCAACCAGACACACACTTACTTCACACCAGTGCCTGTCCTTACATAACACACTCGAGGCCCTGAGAGTGAGCCCGAGCTATTTCTGCACACCCACTGATTTAGACAAGTAAAGTAGTGTGTATTTAAAGATTCACTAAACCCTAAacgcatatttttttcattaatagttgaaatgtgttcctttaaacctttcctaaccttcaAAAAAGGTCAGCTCTCCCctttgccccacccctaaacccatacaccccagagtgcccctcccaaactactcctcccatttttctGGGTGTATTTAAAGATgctctaaaccctaaaccatttttttcattaatattaaaatgtgttcctttaaagttctgcttaaaaatgtataaacctttcctaacctttaaaaaaggtCAACTCTCCCCTtttcccacccctaaacccatacatcacccagtgcctctcccaaactactcctcccaaaCCCTAAACCGTTTTTTATTAGTAGCTAAAATATGTTTCTGTAAATTCctgcttaaaaaatgtataaacctttcctaacctttaaaaaaaggtCAACTCTCCCCTtttcccacccctaaacccatacatcacccagtgcctctcccaaactactcctcccaaaCCCTAAACCGTTTTTTATTAGTAGCTAAAATATGTTTCTGTAAATTCctgcttaaaaaatgtataaacctttcctaacctttaaaaaaaggtCAACTCTCCCCTtttcccacccctaaacccatacatcacccagtgcaggTGGAGtcaaaaatcaaaagaaaaatcaaggggtttaatttctctttaaattatatattcttttcagccatttctgtctgaaaagaatatataatttgggagaaatgttgtctgtagtttatagaataaaacaacaatgttcattttactcaaacataaacctataaatagcaaaattagagaaactgattcagaaacttaagtgttTCTGAacctttttacagagctgtaattaTGTTAAAAGTGACTAAAATGCGCATGTTTACAGTCTCTAAGAGGTCCAGAAAGCTGGAAACTACATTACCCATAATGCCGCGCTCCATACGTGGCAGGAAATTGCGATTTACTATGAGAAATTTCAGATTTAAATAAAACAGCGTTATTTTAGGAGCAAATTAACACTGTAATCTATGGCTAAAAGAACGAGgtgtattagtttattattaaaataacagagaataaaaaaagaaggcAGCCAATCACAGGGCGTCTTGTTGGGTGGTGCGGAGGCGGCGTGGGCGGCGGAGCTGCGGCGGGGTTTGTTGTTGTCGTTTCTGCTGATTTTTAGGAGAATCCTGCTTTTAAAGCTGAGTTTGGGGGCGCGCGGGGGGTGGAGATTCACTAAATACATCTACAGAAGCTTCATCAGGAGGTAAGAACGAGACAGAGGCGGAGAAAGAAGCGTTTCTTTCAGCTTAAGGTCGTGTGTCGAAATTCTCCTGTCAGAGGGGGGGCGGGGGGACAGAGCCGCGCAGGGGGGACACCGAGAAATGAATGGAAATGACCCAgactcatcttcatcttcatcagcaGATCATCCTCATCTATACCCCCATATATTCTCAATAAAGCCAGTTATAGTGAATTTACTGCAGGCCTGACTGTAAACATGACTTTACACCAAAATATGCAGCAGCAGGGCTTTATTTACACGCTATAAtgcatcttttatttttaaatataaaggtCACAGTATAGTATGGTACAATATAGTATAATGTACTACAGTATAATatcatatagtatagtatagcacagtgaagtatagtacagtacagtgtatTGCAGTAAAGAATTGTCTAGTGCAAcatagtatagtgtatatagtatagtatagtatagtaaagtaatagtgcagtgtagtatagtacactatagtacagtatagtacatatatatattcttattgaTACATATAGTACGTACAttcttagcgatatgacaaaacattgactttataatgtttataaacgataaataaatgataatttcaAGAAGTCAATTTGGAGAAAAAATAAGATTGGAATAAGGAActtaaaaattaacttaaaatgtattttaaattagcACCGCTAGACCAATATAATTACATTGTCGTAGAGCCTCCCTAGTTTACATAAGGCTGGGCTAAATTAATCCTCGAATATTTTACCTCAAAACCACCCATGAAATCTGTAATATTTACATTATGTTTTTAAGTTGGTTCATTATCACTCTTTTAAATAATGTTGAATAATATTGTACACAGGGTTCTGTAAAGCATACAGCGCCTCCTTttaatatggaagcccattcccgccacctaaaaaataaaaatactccagcaatttttttttattattattaagtaaattgctatctcaatattttgagatactaagtcaatattttgagatactatctcaatattttgagatactaagtcaatattttgagatactaagtcaatattttgagatactaagtcaatattttgagatactaagtcaatattttgagatactaagtcaatattttgagatactaagtcaatattttgagataccttaaatgctggctgaatatacatgcggccacctgtagataatgacctgggaattaggccaaaagtgagagcaataacgttttaattcatatttaattttatttacattatatttcactcagagttaaactctgtccctcgcattgtgttctcccctttattcagagcgttttcacagcactttgcttacatgctgttttttactgttaaaatgcgccatctacaggcggccgcatgaatgttcagccagcatttaaggtggaacggaaatctgaataagacactggcgaataagaagctaaattcagcctcgtccaagatccggaggcttattttgatattgtgtgattcctctaaaagttccaatatttcatgatttgtgaatccacgtctgaagtagtcctcaatgatggtatccattttgcatctttgtctcacctgcttctgtctctgcctactagtatctcaaaatattgacttagtatctcaaaatattgacttagtatctcaaaatattgacttagtatctcaaaatattgagatagtatctcaaaatattgacttagtatctcaaaatattgacttagtatctcaaaatattgagatagtatctcaaaatattgagatagtatctcaaaatattgacttagtatctcaaaatattgacttagtatctcaaaatattgagatagtatctcaaaatattgacttagtatctcaaaatattgagatagtatctcaaaatattgacttagtatctcaaaatattgacttagtatctcaaaatattgacttagtatctcaaaatattgagatagcagtttacttaataataataaaaaaaacattttgctggattttttttttttttaggtggcgggaatgggcttccatattttAACACTGACCCTTCCTGTGTTATCTTTTGTTCTTTTAGAATTCCAATGCAGACTTTTTCCGAGTCATGAAGGCCAAAAAGAAAGTGAACTCCACGCGGAAACCAACAGCAAAAAGGAAGGCGGGCGCTCACGCGGATGGAGCAGACACGACGTCTCCTGACCCGACAGAGGAACGTGAGAATGGGCAGTCTGGCGCGGTTATGGGTGCAGAGAAGCGCCGTTTTCAGATTTCCCAAAGCGACGGCTGCTTCCTGAAGTTCCTGAACACGGACAGGAAAGCAGCGCCGTCGTTTTGCGACGTATCCGTCTCAGTGCACGGAACAACCTTCCCCGCCCACAAGGTGGTGCTGGCGTTCGGCAGTAGCTACTTCCACGCTAAGCTGAGTGAAAATCCAGCGCTGGACCACATCACCTTCGACAATGTGGAGAGCGCCATCTTCTCCTGCCTGCTGGACTTTCTCTACACCTCTGAGATAGAAGTGCAGATAAGCCAGATCCCTGCGTTAGCGGAGGCGGCATGCTTCTTCGACATGATGGAGGTGGTGAACCTCCTAGCTGGGGAGGCGGAGCCGCCGGCGGCTGCTGGGCAGCAGGAGAATGAGGAGGGAggagatgataatgatgatgatgaggaggaggaggaggaagatgaggaggagaaGGAACCTGAAACACCTCGTCTTAAAGAAAGTGTTCAGAAGCCTCAAGCAGAAACTCGATGCTCGTTATGCGGCCGGACGTTCCGCTATAAGAAGTTTCTTGATAATCACGTGGCAAAGATGCACAGCAAGAGCATTCACGCTGTGGAGGAAGAAGAacgagaagaggaagaagataaagaagaagaatcGGTCAGCAGAAGGATGGTTCCTGTAGTCGGCACCCGCAAATCATCACGAAGTAGAAATACAAGATTTAAGAAGCAGGAGACAGGAAATGGGAGCCATGGAAGTGAGCGCAACATCCAAACAGACGTGAACACAGATAAagatcaagaagaagaagaagaagacgaagatgAGCAGCAAAGACATGAAGGACACGCAGCCCAGACAGAAACCTTCATtatggaggaggagcaggaggaggaagtggTGGACGTGAGGCTTGAAGAGCACAGGAAGGCCAGTAAAGCAGATGGTGATAGTGAAGCTGTTGCGCCACCTTCAGGTCCAGAGACTGAACTGAGCTTTGCAGGTGTGTCTAAATCACCAGGTCCAGCAGAGCAGGTGAAAAGCCATGTTTATCCAGAGGGACTGGCGCCAGTTATCATCCAGAGCTCCAGCAAAAAGACCCTCAAATGCCCCAAGTGTGACAAGACGTTCGATCGAATAGGTAATGAGCCCTgacaaatataatttataattattatattacagaTTACATGTGTGAGGGGGGTTTCGAGCGATTTATTTCTAATCCAGCagtttaaagcgctgccactatgatcgggagattgctggctcaaatcccagtcatgcagcttgccatcagctgccggagccccgagagagcacaacgggccttgttctctctgggtggagcGCTTTAGACAGATGGACCACTCGGATCCATCCGCTCCATTGATTTGTTATGGGTCATagcaaaaatataatgtaataataagataatgtaaTGTCGACAACTGCTGAACTGTCTGAACCTTCAAAACTGTAccaaatttaataattttaatgttAATGCTCCCTGTAACAAACACGCCAAAAATAATGAAccctaaaatattggaaatgtgtttttttttttaaaatgtatgggCTAAAGTGCtgtttcgaatcccagtcatgcagcttggcatcagctgccggagccctgagagagcacaattgtccttgttctctctgggtgggtagatggcgctctttcccacaCTGTGATGCTAAAAACAGGCAGAGTCTgagtgtgggttgggtaattggctttataaagtggggagaaaatgggataaaaaaaatagaaataaatttaaataaaaaaataatcatatcaCCCTCTGACATTTTCAGTCAGaagaaatattgcaatattgtccTCTCCTACTTCTATGTCTGTTATCACTTCAGTgtaagtgggcggggctaatcgACTCAAAGTTGAGAAGGAAGCagattttttaaactgtttttagttcatttttaaggaatctgttgtgtttttttgttctgaCCCTCAGCAAAATACCAGATTCACACCAGAGTGCACACGGGAGAAAAGCCTTTCCAGTGTGAAATCTGCCTGCAGCGTTACTCCACCAATTCCAACCTCACTGTGCACAAGAAGAAACACGCTAGTGACGCTCCTGTGGTGAAAAAAGACCACAAGTGCCCTTTCTGCAGCAAACTTCACGCTAGCAAGAAGACTCTAAACAAACACGTCAAAAGGTCAGAAATTTGGGAGATTTACCGCTAATAAAATGACTTTCTGCATAGTTGATCTAACTCACAGCTTTAAAACAgactaaacataaataaacccAGTGTAAATCTGTATAGAAATAATTCTGAACGAAACCATTTGAGTtactattgttttattatataaactatccAACACTATCTGACACTTTTACATAAAAAGTACGTAGTTGCACTACACCTCACATCAGTGTTTGTAAGTAGAAATAGATTCTAGTTAGAATATAAATAGATAATTAGactgttatttacatttataggtttaaaacagttttatttgtaaAAGTTAACAGCTGCCTGTATCATTTCCTTTTTTCTGCTTTCAGGTTCCACCCTGACTGCGTCCAGGAGTTTTTAAGcgcgaggaagaggaagagtgaagGGTGGAAGTGTGATGTAAGTTTTTAGTAACACTATACATGTTTATGTTTACGCGTGATGCATTCTAGTGAATGATTTCAGGTATTTTAACgtctaatttctggtctattttcatacataagaggttataaggcacattatgcagcactagtaaggaacagtggtgtcggcATGTTTCCCTTCTCATTCagaaggtctcaccactgggtgaagcgcctcagtaaacaaaactgtaattcctaagaaaaaacattttcttttaaagttaaacgagtgctggatgttaatctacacagatttctctcctaaaaactgtttgtttgtttatttgggtgagtacagcacttccgtttatttacagtaagcttagatttccaggtttccactaagactgggtgcagcagcattagcattagctgctaacctacatagcttgttttaacatggtaagcaTGCAGACTAAAGTCTC is a genomic window containing:
- the zbtb41 gene encoding zinc finger and BTB domain-containing protein 41, whose translation is MKAKKKVNSTRKPTAKRKAGAHADGADTTSPDPTEERENGQSGAVMGAEKRRFQISQSDGCFLKFLNTDRKAAPSFCDVSVSVHGTTFPAHKVVLAFGSSYFHAKLSENPALDHITFDNVESAIFSCLLDFLYTSEIEVQISQIPALAEAACFFDMMEVVNLLAGEAEPPAAAGQQENEEGGDDNDDDEEEEEEDEEEKEPETPRLKESVQKPQAETRCSLCGRTFRYKKFLDNHVAKMHSKSIHAVEEEEREEEEDKEEESVSRRMVPVVGTRKSSRSRNTRFKKQETGNGSHGSERNIQTDVNTDKDQEEEEEDEDEQQRHEGHAAQTETFIMEEEQEEEVVDVRLEEHRKASKADGDSEAVAPPSGPETELSFAGVSKSPGPAEQVKSHVYPEGLAPVIIQSSSKKTLKCPKCDKTFDRIAKYQIHTRVHTGEKPFQCEICLQRYSTNSNLTVHKKKHASDAPVVKKDHKCPFCSKLHASKKTLNKHVKRFHPDCVQEFLSARKRKSEGWKCDICHKSFTRRPHLEEHMILHTQDRPFKCAYCDDYFKSRFARLKHQEKFHLGPFPCDICGRQFNDTGNRKRHIECTHGGKRKWTCYLCGKSVRERTTLREHLRIHSGEKPHLCSICGQSFRHGSSYRLHLRVHHDDKRYECEECGKTFIRHDHLKKHRKIHTGERAHQCEECGKCFRRADHLAVHYKSIHLGEKVWRKYKAVVHQCEVCKKEFRGKTNLMTHFRTHSGEKPHRCVICNQTFRIKKTLTKHMVIHSDVRPFNCPHCSATFKRKDKLKYHVDHVHSGRPVSQSPSSLSTASNDKLTGPLTAPETAKAYKSVLQGDVCVPVTLVPVQLPEEPELPHVQVQQVQQVQQVQQVQQPGSYQPATDLVFLEKYTLTPQPANIVHPVRPDQMLDPRDQSYLGTLLGLDTATTVQSMAASEHAQ